A section of the Nodosilinea sp. FACHB-141 genome encodes:
- a CDS encoding 3-oxoacyl-[acyl-carrier-protein] synthase III C-terminal domain-containing protein, with protein MTSFTPFDRAQPRAAYITHIGKCLPGDPIANDEMEAYLGQVGDRPSRVKARILKSNGIQQRYYALDRQQQTTLSNSQMAAAAVRDTLAQAELDPKTIDLLACATTWPDLLVPGFASMVHGELPELASVEATSHQGVCCAGVAALKYAAAQVQLSQKRQAIAVASELASRLFKHTRFEAETAHQARAALPFDTEFLRWMLSDGAGACLVSDRPSASGLSLKVEWIESVSHANSHPLCMYAGVDTPTALTSWMDFPDQGAAAAAGALNLRQNIRLLDQVVQLGVEGWIRLIEAGRVHPDQVDWLLCHYSSHFFRSQIINLLEQAGCMIPEERWFTNLYTRGNTGCASIYLMLEELFNSGKLWPGQQIFCFVPESGRFTTAYMLLTVVEATGPSQDFNATLLPATAAIASPDRPPSATAALETETPDTVSEALLRQLMLVWLTFERELRSVPIVRRLHRGEFTLADYRALLRALRPQVVDGARWIARAASNMTDFELRSHLIGHARDEHRDFQMLERDYVSVGGQLEEILEAEQNIGSEALSSFIFQRASRENPIDLLGSIFIVEGLGNRMAGQWAALIQQSLGLDKTQISFLSYHGENDEAHVQKLDAFLNADWMTAAIAARIVKTAQVTARLYRLQLEEIDL; from the coding sequence AAATGTCTGCCGGGAGACCCGATCGCCAACGATGAGATGGAAGCCTATCTAGGCCAGGTAGGCGATCGCCCCTCCCGAGTCAAGGCCCGCATTCTCAAAAGCAACGGCATTCAGCAGCGCTACTACGCCCTCGATCGCCAGCAGCAGACCACCCTCAGCAATAGCCAGATGGCGGCAGCCGCGGTGCGAGACACTTTGGCCCAGGCTGAGCTAGACCCCAAGACCATTGATCTGTTAGCCTGCGCCACCACCTGGCCCGACCTGCTGGTGCCGGGCTTTGCCAGTATGGTGCATGGGGAACTGCCGGAGCTGGCCTCGGTAGAGGCGACCTCTCACCAGGGGGTGTGCTGCGCTGGCGTGGCGGCGCTCAAATACGCGGCGGCCCAGGTGCAGCTGAGTCAAAAGCGGCAGGCGATCGCGGTGGCCTCAGAACTGGCCTCGCGGTTGTTTAAGCACACCCGGTTTGAGGCCGAAACCGCCCATCAAGCGCGGGCTGCCCTGCCCTTCGACACCGAGTTTCTGCGGTGGATGCTGTCGGATGGCGCGGGGGCCTGCTTGGTCAGCGATCGCCCCAGCGCTAGCGGCCTCAGCCTCAAAGTCGAGTGGATTGAGTCGGTCTCCCACGCCAACTCCCATCCGCTGTGCATGTATGCCGGGGTCGATACCCCCACGGCGCTGACCAGCTGGATGGACTTTCCCGATCAGGGGGCAGCGGCAGCGGCAGGAGCACTCAACCTGCGCCAAAATATTCGTCTGCTCGACCAGGTTGTGCAGCTGGGCGTGGAGGGCTGGATCAGGCTGATCGAAGCTGGTCGGGTGCACCCCGACCAGGTGGACTGGCTGCTGTGCCACTACTCGTCACATTTCTTTCGCAGTCAAATCATCAATCTGCTTGAACAGGCGGGCTGCATGATTCCTGAGGAGCGGTGGTTTACCAACCTCTACACCCGGGGCAACACCGGCTGCGCTTCAATCTACCTGATGCTGGAGGAGTTATTTAACTCGGGCAAGCTGTGGCCAGGGCAGCAGATCTTTTGCTTTGTGCCCGAAAGTGGCCGGTTCACGACCGCCTACATGCTGCTGACGGTGGTGGAGGCGACTGGGCCAAGCCAGGATTTTAACGCCACGCTGCTGCCGGCCACTGCGGCGATCGCCTCCCCTGACCGTCCCCCCTCAGCAACCGCTGCCCTGGAAACCGAAACCCCTGACACAGTCTCTGAAGCGCTGTTGCGCCAGCTGATGCTGGTGTGGCTGACCTTTGAGCGAGAGCTGCGGTCCGTCCCCATCGTCAGGCGATTGCACCGGGGGGAGTTTACCCTCGCAGACTACCGGGCGCTGCTGCGAGCCTTGCGCCCCCAGGTGGTCGATGGCGCCCGGTGGATTGCCCGAGCCGCGTCAAATATGACTGACTTTGAGCTGCGATCGCACCTGATCGGCCACGCCCGCGACGAGCACCGCGACTTTCAAATGCTGGAGCGCGACTACGTCTCGGTCGGGGGGCAGCTCGAAGAGATTCTGGAGGCTGAGCAAAACATTGGTTCAGAAGCCCTATCTTCCTTTATTTTCCAGCGCGCTTCCCGCGAAAACCCGATTGATCTACTGGGCAGCATCTTCATTGTGGAGGGGCTGGGCAACCGCATGGCGGGCCAGTGGGCTGCGCTCATTCAACAAAGCCTGGGGTTAGATAAGACCCAGATCTCCTTCCTCAGCTACCACGGCGAGAACGACGAGGCCCATGTGCAAAAGCTCGATGCCTTTCTTAATGCCGACTGGATGACGGCGGCGATCGCCGCCCGCATTGTCAAAACGGCCCAGGTCACCGCCCGCCTGTACCGCCTGCAACTAGAAGAGATTGACCTATGA
- a CDS encoding M3 family oligoendopeptidase, which produces MPILHQTWDNSHFFAGSDDPQIAATVERIKAEIDTLSTLCAPFIEHIEPAEPLTQEKFEGLLAQVRAAHQQRTATAKRLGNLRTFISSILSVDSRDASASEWKPTLQQLGAEISQATKALDIFLLRVDNAFIQALIADPVLEELSFSLLHQRQLNDQLLSLAEEKLITGLAVNGLQGWGNLYTELSGTLQCTVAGDTVGLAKAFNLLSSPDRTLRSEAWHGVNAAWESRAETVATVLNAINGWRLEETKQRSRHRSLHYLDKSCHQSRIDRTTLDAMMEATYQRRSLGQRALTAMGKVLKIEPMAPWDLFAPPPAADQSGGFAFEAAIELVADAFRQFSPAMGDFAMMMAEKGWIDAQPTPNRATGAYCTSFAEPKEPRIFMTFEGSMNNVLTLAHELGHAWHNWVMQDLPRYKTFYPMTLAETASIFGETLVRDALFEQASTPEQKLKIAWEEGSAAATFLLNIPARFTFEQKLVESRKQGFVIADNLKTMMRDSWQHWYEDSLASYDDMFWASKLHFSIAELGFYNYPYLFGYLFSLGIYAQKDQYGAQFNDLYTKLLRDTGSMTAEDVVLRHLQQDIRQPEFWQDSLDIVDRAVSRLESLVV; this is translated from the coding sequence ATGCCCATCCTCCATCAAACCTGGGATAACAGCCACTTCTTCGCGGGCAGTGATGATCCCCAAATTGCCGCAACGGTTGAGCGGATCAAAGCGGAAATCGATACCCTATCCACCCTCTGCGCCCCGTTCATCGAGCACATCGAACCTGCCGAACCCCTTACTCAGGAAAAGTTTGAGGGGTTGCTGGCTCAAGTTAGAGCCGCCCACCAGCAGCGCACCGCCACCGCCAAACGCCTGGGCAACCTCCGCACCTTTATCTCCTCTATTCTCAGCGTTGACTCCCGCGACGCCAGCGCCAGCGAGTGGAAACCCACCCTGCAACAGCTCGGTGCCGAAATCAGTCAGGCCACTAAGGCCTTAGACATTTTTCTGCTGCGGGTCGACAACGCCTTTATCCAGGCCTTGATTGCCGATCCAGTCCTCGAAGAGCTGAGTTTCTCCCTGCTGCACCAGCGTCAGCTCAACGACCAGCTGCTCAGCCTAGCCGAAGAAAAGCTAATCACCGGCCTGGCCGTCAACGGCCTGCAGGGCTGGGGCAACCTCTACACCGAGCTATCGGGCACCCTGCAATGCACCGTGGCCGGTGACACTGTGGGCTTGGCCAAGGCCTTTAACCTGCTCAGCTCCCCCGATCGCACCCTGCGCTCCGAGGCTTGGCATGGGGTCAACGCCGCCTGGGAGAGCCGGGCCGAGACGGTTGCCACCGTTCTCAACGCCATCAACGGCTGGCGGCTAGAGGAAACCAAACAGCGATCGCGCCACCGCAGCCTGCACTACCTCGACAAAAGCTGCCACCAAAGCCGCATCGATCGCACCACCCTCGACGCCATGATGGAGGCTACATACCAGCGGCGTAGCCTCGGCCAGCGCGCCCTAACGGCCATGGGCAAAGTGCTCAAAATCGAGCCCATGGCCCCCTGGGATTTGTTTGCTCCGCCCCCGGCGGCAGACCAGAGCGGGGGGTTTGCCTTTGAGGCGGCGATCGAACTGGTCGCCGACGCCTTTCGACAGTTCAGCCCAGCCATGGGCGACTTTGCCATGATGATGGCCGAAAAGGGTTGGATTGACGCCCAACCGACCCCCAACCGGGCCACGGGGGCCTACTGCACCAGCTTCGCCGAGCCCAAAGAACCGCGCATCTTTATGACCTTCGAGGGCAGCATGAACAACGTGCTGACCCTGGCTCACGAACTGGGCCATGCCTGGCACAACTGGGTTATGCAGGATCTGCCCCGCTACAAAACCTTTTACCCCATGACCCTGGCCGAAACCGCCAGCATCTTCGGCGAAACCCTGGTGCGCGATGCTCTGTTTGAGCAGGCCAGTACCCCCGAGCAGAAGCTCAAAATTGCCTGGGAAGAAGGGTCTGCGGCGGCGACATTCTTGCTCAATATTCCAGCTCGGTTCACCTTTGAGCAAAAACTGGTCGAGTCCCGCAAGCAGGGGTTTGTGATTGCTGACAATCTCAAGACCATGATGCGCGACAGTTGGCAGCACTGGTACGAAGACAGCCTGGCCAGCTATGACGACATGTTTTGGGCCAGCAAGCTACATTTCTCGATCGCAGAGCTGGGCTTCTACAACTATCCCTACCTGTTTGGCTATCTGTTTAGCCTGGGCATCTACGCCCAAAAAGACCAATACGGCGCTCAGTTTAACGACCTATACACCAAGCTGCTGCGCGACACCGGCAGCATGACGGCGGAGGATGTCGTGCTGCGTCATCTCCAGCAAGACATTCGCCAGCCTGAGTTTTGGCAGGACAGTTTAGACATTGTCGATCGCGCCGTCAGCCGATTAGAAAGCCTGGTGGTGTAG
- a CDS encoding DUF6999 family protein: protein MTYTPVPHNRQDPNYWDAIYADWAIPLDPTAKAYMVKDLQSWSRSYLLLPIKLFANLVMALIMTLKRLLPFQFRNYWLMHQLAVWFLNTFTTPEACYLIVRHFAIGSNIVNFLIDNGPDPTLPHATLYPRRVEDLAANAFLEHDINLYNFVLDYHRAQEQHPNWLESVRQRGLSYGGIRPVSVEIDITRRGWLQVLDMESSLELFKICYSLWVTSDEFERAVLSLQFDESFALYFSRVTGDYAWNHTVKNRHPLAPNSPFGSARNLLLHGLASESLQRYLELATADSCPEAKAVAINRVAP, encoded by the coding sequence ATGACCTATACCCCCGTGCCCCACAACCGGCAAGACCCTAACTATTGGGATGCTATCTATGCCGACTGGGCCATCCCCCTCGACCCCACCGCCAAGGCCTACATGGTCAAAGACCTGCAAAGCTGGTCGCGCTCCTACCTGCTGCTGCCGATCAAGCTCTTCGCCAACCTGGTCATGGCTTTGATTATGACGCTCAAGCGGCTCTTGCCCTTTCAATTTCGCAACTACTGGCTGATGCACCAGTTAGCCGTCTGGTTTCTTAACACCTTCACTACTCCCGAAGCCTGCTACCTGATTGTGCGCCACTTTGCCATTGGCTCTAATATCGTCAATTTTTTAATCGACAATGGCCCCGACCCGACCCTGCCCCACGCCACTCTCTACCCTCGCCGGGTGGAGGACCTGGCCGCTAACGCTTTTTTAGAGCACGACATCAACCTCTACAACTTTGTGCTCGACTATCATCGCGCCCAAGAGCAGCACCCCAATTGGCTAGAGAGTGTACGTCAGCGAGGGCTCAGCTATGGGGGCATCCGCCCGGTGTCCGTCGAGATCGACATCACTCGGCGGGGCTGGCTCCAGGTGCTCGATATGGAGTCCTCCCTGGAGCTGTTCAAGATCTGCTATTCCCTCTGGGTCACCAGCGACGAGTTTGAGCGGGCAGTGCTTTCCCTTCAGTTCGACGAAAGTTTTGCCCTCTACTTTAGCCGGGTAACCGGCGACTACGCCTGGAACCACACCGTGAAGAACCGCCATCCCCTGGCTCCCAACAGCCCCTTTGGCTCAGCCCGCAATCTGCTGCTGCACGGTCTGGCCTCAGAGTCGCTCCAGCGCTATTTGGAGCTAGCCACGGCGGATAGCTGCCCTGAGGCTAAAGCTGTCGCAATAAACCGCGTTGCTCCTTAA